The Triticum urartu cultivar G1812 chromosome 6, Tu2.1, whole genome shotgun sequence genome includes the window TTTTGGTGGTTGAATAAATATTGACTTGAATCTTTACTAGCTCACCGGCCGTATGATGCGGTTGTGGACATGGCCGTTGTGACATCATTGGCTTACTGATTATTATTCCCTTCTCATTACATCTTTATAAAGTCGCAGTTAATAATTTAACCTCAACTATAGCTGATCTGAAGTCTACATATATATAGCTCCACAAACAATGGACAGTACTACGAAGTTCAGAAAAGGTCTGGCTATCCTCTTATGCGCCTGAAATTTGGGGATTAATGAGAGTGCAGGTTTTAGATAGATATAGCAAAGTTCTAACATTTAATCAGAATTTTGCTTCTTCTTATCTGGTTATCAGTTTAAGGTTGATTGCAGTAGTTATTACAGTAAAGTTGTTGGCGTTCTCTTTTGCTATCAGAACTAAACGTTGCCTCTACTGTATGCTCAGGAACTGAAATATTGTTATTTCTTTGACAAAATACTCTGGTTGCACAAACTCTCAGCAAATGTTGGATCGGACTCTAATATGTTGAACGCATGAGAGAATGCAGCGTGAGGATGCACAACATGATTTTCTTTTATCACTAAAGATCATTGCAGTTTGTGCTAGAAAAGTAGCATTGCAGTGCTGCTCCAAGTTACAGTCTCCTAAATCACATTCACCAATTATTCAAATGAATTCATGAGTCTGATGCAGCATAGTCACCCTTTGCTAATTTTGCAAAGCTGTAATTTTTGTGTGCATGTTCTACTCATATTCAAATATCTCTGTCTTTCTATTGATAGGCTTAAAACTCCTGCTGCAAAACAGTGTACCAAGCCAAGCAAGAGCATGGGAAACTTCCTACAGGATTTGCTGCAAGATACAGAAGTTACCTCTAAACAAGAACATGACAAACAGCATGTTGGTCACATAGCCTACATTGTACTGAGCCAAGCAAATAAGTCACTCCATTATTACCAAAAGTAACTAATAAACCTTGTAACAAAAGACAGGACAATATGCTTACTTTGACCACTACATGAGATGTGATTCTCCTGATCAGTTCTTAGCAGTGAGAGCATTGTTTTCCTTGATCCTAGCCCGGTTGTCCAACTTGACGAAACGCTTCAGGTCTTCATAAGGCAGTGTCTTGGCATCTTTCCTCCGCAGCTCGCTCAGCACAGGACGCTTGTCAACCAGGTGCCACAGCCAGTCAGGGTACTCCGAATCTGGTTGGATCTTCGGGTCAGAACCCTCCTTCAGGATATTTGCCCCAAACACAGTTGTACTCTTCATTTCTTTGCTGAGCACAGGTTTAGCATCAGCCGCACCACCTTTCCCACCCTTCTTTCCCTTGGCCTGAGCTGCAAAGCCTCTTATCCCGACCAGTTGAGCTGCATCCCTTGGAGTAACTCCATGCTTCAATGCTCGTGTCCAAGACATTGCCATTCCTGGGTTGATATTTTAGCTGCATATATCAATCAACAGAACTAAGTGTCAACTCTGCTTAAAAAAGAATTAAGTGTCAACTGATAACATGAGAAAACCACCAATGCTGACAGAAGAAAGAGGTTCAAAATCTGCAAACAATTTAAGGCATTTGAACAGAGGGTCATATGTGTAGAGACGTGTAAAAGGAGTATGCTGAGCACATGAGACTTAATAATGAAAAATCAGGTTTGGGGCCTTGCTGTTGCAGCCTGTTCCGGCCAGGCGGCCATGAGGTTTTCACTTATACTGTAATATAAGGAATTAAACCTCGAAAAGCTTACATGTGTTATTTAAGGCTTGTAATTCTGCCTCCAAGATTTTTACTGCAACTTATTTCGAAATTACTATGTTGATCTACAGAATACACGAATTTCACATGATTAAAGATGATGATGGTAAGATATAACCATCATTCAAAGTAAGGTTCTTGCCAGGTAAAAACAGTTCAAACAACATTCAGATTCGAGCAGCCTGAAGTCCTAAAGAACATCAACACTAGTTCCAGCATCAAGCCCCAGCCAGAGCAAAATGTAAATGATCCCTCTGTGTAGGCCCCAGTATGGCATCATTCACAATATTTTTCAGGTAATAAGCACCACAATGTGATTAGCAAATTTGTCTCTGAGTTCAGCAAAAGTATGAGAAAGGAGAAGACCAGATATGCCCCCCATCAGTTAACACAAGTTTCTTTCTTGTTGAAGCAAAATCGGTTaaaacatactccctccgtccggaaatacttgtcatgaaaatggataaaaagaggtgtatctagaactaaaatatatctaaatacatccccttttattcatcttgatgacaagtatttccggacggagggagtaagaCACTACTTCCTGCATCAAGCATCAGCCGACGCAAAATAAGAAACATGATCTAATCCTATAGACCATctacgccgccgccgctgccttgCTGCGAATGAAGGGATAGAAGAGGGCGCAGGCCGCGCGCAgacagagagagggagagagagaagaggggggggggggggggggggggggggggggggggggggggggggggggggggggggggggtgacctgccgcgccgccgccctagatcccgctgccgccgccgcgaGAGAGGAAAGTTGAGGGCAAGGAGTAGGGTTTCGTTTGGGGGAGGGTGAGACGAGACCGACAGTTTCTCTTGTCcagtttctttttttttttttttgagagcGCTTCGCTCGTCCAGTTAAGCCGGTAGATTTTGCCACTAGGGTGAATAGTACTTGTATATATCGTCCTTTATTGAATCTTTCACTCGGTATataatgaaagtcattccctggCAAGCATTTTTATACAAATACAATTACTTAAtcatgttgattccaaataagtTTCAACAAAATTTAACTTAAAAAAATATTTATAGGGTgaatgcgcacccgggagcaccAAATTCGCTTCCGTGCTACAGGATAATACGAAGAAAGTATAAAAAACAACGATTAAATGATTTTTCAATTTAGTTACACGCGCGCAATGGCGGAGCCAGAAATTTTATGGAGCCTGGGCAAGTTGAGCCTAAATGTATAACCTAAAAAGAGTATAATACACCAGAGGTCTTAAAAGTATTCCAAATGTGTCAAATAGGTCCTAAAAGTTTGAAATCATTCACCACGGGTCCTATATGTGTATTTTGCCCGCGCCTTTTAGGGCCTACTTGACACACTTGGAATACTTCTAGGACCTCCAATGTATTTTACTCATCTAGAAATCAAAAATCGGGTATTCCGATATATACAACATATAATGTAGCACCAAAATTTCAAACTTCATATCCAACAAAATGTAATTTTAAAGTAAAGCTATCCATATCACATGTCATTGTTCAATTTCTTCCATCACGGTCAAAAGGATCTCTCACTTAATCATTTTTGGCAAAAGAAAGACGTATAACCAACCTTGCATAGAAGCAAACTCATTACGTTGCCAAAGTCCTGGAAGGCACTACAAGATAAAAAAAATGAATTTGTAATTAAAATAAATTTATTTGTGAAATGTAAATATATTCAAAATAGAAAGTTTGTAAGAATAGAGATGGTCAAATGGAACATACCGACAATGCGCTAAAGAAAAACATGAGGCAATGGAGACTTCATTATAGTAAATGTTCGAATAATATGTGGTACCACAAGTTCACAGTACAAAGCTACTTGCAACAGCTGCATATATGTATCATCAAATATTAAGTCTACAGTAAAGTAAACTAAAATCAGTTATATATTTCTTTCCCTCCTACCAGCAGAAAAACAACAAACTACACATCAAGAAATTTGCATCCTATGACGTAACCAGAAGGTAGAAATATTGCAGGTTGCGACTTCTTACATAGTTACCCTTTCTATAATTTCCAACTGCAAAATATATATTTTTTCTCTATACTGTGCAAGATCACGACATGAACAACAATGCCCTTGGGAGCACGTACAAGCTGCTTTAGCATAGAAATCGGCACGTATGCCTACAGGTTACGAGAGAAGTGCATATTACACCCCCCAACTCTAGCCCTAGTCTAATATACACCCCAACTCCAATACCGTCTAATATACACCCCCAACTCTTAAAACTCGCCATAATTCAACCCTCCCCTCCCTGTTGACCGGTTTTGATCCAGTTTGACCAGTTTTGACTGAGTGAACAGTAAAAATAAAATGTTCCAAGTTTTTTTTGAAAACATTCAAAAATACTTGAGATGTTACATCCATAAATACTTTTTttttaaattcaaaaaatttccaagTTTTTTTCATCGCGTGAACAGTAAATTAAAAAAAAATCACCTTTTCAGCATGTTTGGACACCAGAGTAAATTCGAGATGTCCgtaaattcaaattttttttcaaaatttcagcTTGGTGAACAGTAAAATCGATTTAACCCTTTTTTTTGCATGGATGATGTTTGAGCGCGTGGTGATTTTTTTTTAGAGAAGTGCATATTACACCCATCAACTCTAGCCCTAGTCTAATATACAATCTCCAACTCCAAAACCGTCTAATCTGCAACCTCCAACTTTTAAAACCGGCCAAAATTCAACCCTCCTCTCCCCTTGACCGGTTTTGACCGGGTCTGACCCGTTGACTGATGAACAGTAAATTTGAAAAAATAATTGGAAAAttcataaaaataaaaataaaaaatttgtaaattcaaaaaatagttgggaacaaaattttaaaaataaTTTCGACTTTTCCATCATGCGAACAGTAACTCAAAAAAGGTTCGAACTTTTGGAACGAAAATTTTCCCTCGGTCACTGTTCACGCAGTGAAAAAATGATTTTCCTGATTTTTTACTTTTTTGAATACTGTTCACGCTGTTTACAGTAATTCAAAAAACAAATCCCGACGAATTTTGTTTCCAATTTATTACCTCCGGGTACATGTAAAAAACTGAATTTTTAATACTGTTCACCGGTGAAAAGTCGaatttatttttaaaaaattttgttcccaatttttttttaaatactgttcatccagaggcaaaaAATGCTTTCTAAATTTTTTTTTTCTGAATTTTCATTTTTTCCGAAC containing:
- the LOC125515799 gene encoding 54S ribosomal protein L37, mitochondrial-like, with product MAMSWTRALKHGVTPRDAAQLVGIRGFAAQAKGKKGGKGGAADAKPVLSKEMKSTTVFGANILKEGSDPKIQPDSEYPDWLWHLVDKRPVLSELRRKDAKTLPYEDLKRFVKLDNRARIKENNALTAKN